One Sphingomonas sabuli genomic region harbors:
- a CDS encoding MerR family transcriptional regulator encodes MATGEKAPGAFKTIGELSAQLGIAQHILRYWETKFPQLKPLQRAGNRRYYRPDDVQLAVRIHRLLNEEGYTVRGVQKLLRQRDGADAPDGDARPLPRPDSAPSAAPVDVAPAAAGIPVDRLVRLRDRLAAALED; translated from the coding sequence ATGGCGACCGGCGAAAAGGCTCCGGGCGCCTTCAAGACGATCGGCGAACTGTCCGCCCAGCTGGGCATCGCCCAGCATATCCTGCGCTATTGGGAGACCAAGTTTCCCCAGCTCAAGCCGCTGCAGCGCGCCGGCAACCGCCGCTATTACCGCCCGGACGACGTCCAGCTGGCGGTGCGCATCCACCGGCTGCTCAACGAAGAAGGCTATACCGTTCGCGGCGTGCAGAAACTGCTGCGCCAGCGCGACGGCGCCGACGCGCCTGACGGTGACGCCCGGCCCTTGCCGCGGCCCGACAGCGCGCCCAGCGCCGCGCCCGTTGACGTCGCACCGGCGGCCGCCGGCATTCCGGTCGATCGCCTAGTCCGGTTGCGCGACCGGCTCGCGGCCGCGCTCGAGGACTAG
- a CDS encoding integration host factor subunit alpha, whose protein sequence is MADLGIARVSDVALNGTLTRADLADVVHRNLGLSRAESAHFVERVLHHMCHALSEGQNVKISGFGSFILRDKGQRVGRNPKTGIEVPIAPRRVMTFRASQILRDRIAR, encoded by the coding sequence ATGGCCGATCTAGGAATTGCGAGGGTTAGCGACGTGGCGCTGAATGGAACGCTGACTCGCGCGGACCTGGCCGATGTGGTGCATCGCAACCTTGGCCTGTCCCGCGCCGAATCGGCCCATTTCGTCGAACGCGTCCTGCACCATATGTGCCACGCGCTGTCCGAAGGGCAGAACGTCAAGATTTCCGGCTTCGGCAGCTTCATCCTCCGCGACAAGGGGCAGCGCGTCGGTCGCAATCCGAAGACCGGCATCGAAGTGCCGATTGCCCCGCGCCGGGTGATGACCTTCCGCGCCAGCCAGATCCTGCGCGACAGGATCGCTCGATAG
- a CDS encoding beta-ketoacyl-ACP synthase III gives MPLRSVIAGTGSALPKRRVTNDELAQTVDTSDQWIVERTGIRARHIAGDGETTATLAHAAALKALEQAGASVAEVDLIVLATATPDQTFPSSATKVQAMLGIDDCIAFDVHAVCTGFLYALTVADSMLRSGSARSALVIGAETFSRILDWEDRGTCVLFGDGAGALLLRAEDGERGILATRLHADGRHNDMLYVDGGPSTTGTVGKLRMKGREVFRHAVINLADVLAEVLEAAGYAPADVDWVVPHQANARILDATSRKLGLPAEKVVVTVDQHANTSAASVPLALDTAVRDGRIKRGDLIVLEAMGGGFTWGAAALKY, from the coding sequence ATGCCGCTCCGCTCGGTCATCGCCGGCACCGGCTCCGCCTTGCCCAAGCGCCGGGTGACCAATGACGAACTGGCGCAGACCGTCGACACGTCGGACCAGTGGATCGTGGAACGGACCGGCATTCGCGCCCGGCATATCGCCGGCGATGGCGAAACCACCGCGACCCTCGCCCATGCCGCCGCGCTGAAGGCACTCGAACAGGCCGGGGCCAGCGTCGCCGAAGTCGACTTGATCGTGCTCGCCACCGCGACGCCGGACCAGACCTTTCCGTCGTCGGCGACCAAGGTGCAGGCGATGCTTGGCATCGACGATTGCATCGCCTTCGACGTCCACGCCGTGTGCACCGGCTTCCTCTACGCGCTGACGGTGGCCGATTCGATGCTCCGTTCCGGCTCGGCCAGGTCGGCGCTGGTGATCGGCGCGGAAACCTTCAGCCGCATCCTCGACTGGGAAGACCGCGGCACCTGCGTCCTGTTCGGCGATGGCGCCGGCGCCCTGCTGCTGCGCGCCGAGGACGGCGAGCGCGGCATCCTCGCCACCCGGCTCCACGCCGACGGCCGGCACAACGACATGCTCTATGTCGACGGCGGTCCGTCGACCACCGGCACAGTGGGCAAGCTGCGCATGAAGGGCCGCGAGGTCTTCCGCCACGCGGTGATCAACCTTGCCGACGTGCTCGCCGAAGTGCTCGAGGCCGCGGGCTACGCTCCTGCCGATGTCGACTGGGTCGTCCCGCACCAGGCCAACGCTCGGATTCTCGACGCGACGTCGCGGAAATTGGGGCTGCCGGCGGAAAAAGTGGTCGTCACCGTCGACCAGCACGCCAACACCTCCGCCGCGTCCGTGCCCCTGGCGCTGGACACCGCGGTCCGCGACGGGCGAATCAAGCGCGGCGACCTGATCGTGCTGGAAGCGATGGGCGGCGGCTTTACTTGGGGCGCCGCAGCGCTCAAATACTGA
- the plsX gene encoding phosphate acyltransferase PlsX, with protein sequence MDAAPCIAVDAMGGDTGPAAMIAGLARAHRRDSKMHFIVYGDENLIEAELAKHPKAARAVDIVHTSEAIGASEKPTQAIRRARTTSMGMAINAVKDGKANAALSGGNTGALMAMSKLALRTMPGIDRPALAALLPTLGDTDLVMLDLGANTECDAQNLVQFSVMGAAYARTVLGIAKPRVRLLNIGTEELKGTGELKEAAALLREADYLPLAFNGFIEGDQLSRGEVDVVVTDGFSGNIALKTAEGTARFVTDLLRRAFKSSIRSKAGFALSKPALELLKVHLDPNNHNGAVFLGLNGLVVKSHGGANPKGVANAIRVAAQMVANDITNKIGDDLDNFRAHAFNHEAA encoded by the coding sequence ATGGACGCAGCACCGTGCATTGCGGTTGACGCCATGGGAGGAGACACCGGTCCGGCGGCGATGATCGCCGGGCTGGCGCGCGCGCACCGCCGCGATTCGAAGATGCATTTCATCGTTTATGGCGACGAAAATCTGATCGAGGCCGAGCTCGCCAAGCATCCCAAGGCCGCCCGGGCAGTCGACATCGTCCACACCAGCGAAGCGATCGGCGCCTCGGAAAAGCCGACCCAGGCGATCCGCCGCGCGCGCACCACGTCGATGGGCATGGCGATCAACGCGGTGAAGGACGGCAAGGCCAATGCGGCCCTGTCCGGCGGCAACACCGGCGCGCTGATGGCAATGTCGAAGCTCGCGCTGCGCACCATGCCCGGCATCGACCGACCGGCGCTGGCCGCCTTGCTGCCGACGCTTGGCGATACCGATCTCGTCATGCTCGACCTTGGCGCCAATACCGAGTGCGACGCCCAGAACCTCGTCCAATTCTCGGTCATGGGCGCAGCTTATGCCCGCACCGTGCTCGGCATCGCCAAGCCGCGCGTGCGCCTGCTCAATATCGGCACCGAGGAATTGAAGGGCACCGGCGAGCTCAAGGAAGCCGCCGCGCTGCTGCGCGAGGCGGACTACCTGCCGCTCGCGTTCAACGGCTTCATCGAGGGCGACCAGCTGTCGCGCGGCGAAGTCGATGTCGTCGTCACCGACGGCTTTTCGGGCAACATCGCGCTCAAGACCGCCGAAGGCACCGCGCGCTTCGTCACCGACCTGCTGCGCCGCGCCTTCAAAAGCTCGATCCGGTCGAAGGCGGGCTTTGCGCTGTCCAAGCCGGCGCTGGAGCTGCTCAAGGTCCATCTCGACCCCAACAATCACAATGGCGCGGTCTTCCTCGGCCTCAACGGGCTGGTGGTCAAAAGCCACGGCGGGGCCAATCCGAAGGGCGTCGCCAACGCCATCCGCGTCGCCGCCCAGATGGTCGCCAACGACATCACCAACAAGATCGGCGACGACCTCGACAATTTCCGGGCGCACGCCTTCAATCACGAGGCCGCCTAA
- the rpmF gene encoding 50S ribosomal protein L32: protein MAVPKRKTSPSKRNMRRSHHSLTPKQFQECPNCGELKLPHNLCQSCGHYNGREITSEEA from the coding sequence ATGGCTGTCCCCAAGAGAAAAACTTCGCCGTCGAAGCGCAACATGCGCCGCAGCCACCATTCGCTGACGCCCAAGCAGTTCCAGGAATGCCCGAACTGCGGCGAACTGAAGCTGCCGCACAACCTGTGCCAGTCCTGCGGTCACTACAACGGCCGCGAGATCACCTCGGAAGAGGCCTGA